In Synechococcus sp. PCC 6312, one genomic interval encodes:
- a CDS encoding DsbA family protein yields the protein MTEPIRIAHFSDILCIWAYIGQIRLTQLQETFSTQVVFDYHFVEIFGNTQEKLTKRWQARGGLAAYNQHVLSVAAKFDHIQVHPEIWTKDIPPSSTACHLFLHAIKLLEQNALIDSTANLYAQAIWRCREAFFIDLANISQRSVLLAIAEDLKLPIAAIESEINSGAAFAQLVENLDRVKDYGVSVSPTLIFNEGRQRLSGNVGYRVIQANVQELLHNPPGELSWC from the coding sequence GTGACAGAGCCAATTCGGATTGCTCATTTTTCAGATATTCTCTGTATCTGGGCTTATATTGGCCAGATTCGCCTCACTCAATTACAGGAAACCTTCTCCACTCAGGTAGTTTTTGACTATCACTTTGTCGAGATATTTGGAAACACCCAGGAAAAGTTAACCAAACGGTGGCAAGCGCGCGGGGGCCTGGCAGCCTACAATCAACACGTTCTGTCGGTGGCCGCGAAGTTTGATCATATCCAGGTACACCCAGAGATTTGGACAAAGGATATTCCCCCTTCCTCAACGGCTTGTCATCTGTTCCTCCACGCCATCAAACTCCTCGAACAAAACGCTTTGATTGATTCAACTGCAAATCTCTATGCCCAGGCCATTTGGCGGTGTCGAGAAGCCTTTTTTATAGATTTAGCCAATATTTCCCAGCGGTCAGTGTTGTTAGCGATTGCCGAAGACCTCAAGCTCCCCATTGCTGCCATTGAGTCGGAAATTAACTCAGGCGCGGCCTTTGCTCAACTGGTAGAAAACCTTGATCGAGTCAAAGACTATGGTGTTTCCGTTAGCCCAACCCTAATTTTTAATGAAGGCCGCCAGCGATTATCTGGAAATGTTGGCTATCGGGTGATCCAGGCCAATGTTCAAGAGCTGCTCCATAATCCGCCTGGGGAATTGTCTTGGTGTTAA
- the murC gene encoding UDP-N-acetylmuramate--L-alanine ligase has protein sequence MELAKPQSVPMSFNGRPFHFIGIGGIGMSALAYILVKQKFAVSGSDLRATNLTHQLQSMGVTFFECQVAENLTDYPARTGHRQLPQVICSTAIGENNPEFQAAQALGCPIFHRSDILAALIERSQGIAVAGTHGKTTTSSMVGYVLLEGGLDPTIVVGGEVAAWHGNARIGDGPHLVAEADESDGSLQKFSPRLGVITNIELDHPDHYQTLEQVVAIFAQFAQQSQGLVVCWDCPTVREHLNHENLITYSLSRESGADYTVDHVQYGANGTTAHVSERGKSLGILQLKLLGPHNLQNALAAIAVGRDVGLDFATISAALAKFEGARRRFEERGQANGVRFIDDYAHHPSEIQVTLQAGRLQVGHDQPWRRLVAVFQPHRFSRTLTFLEEFSQSFQAADVVVITDIYSAGEPDQGLVQAKDLVSRLNDYHPHVSYAPTTTDVRYHLRQVLSPGDLVIFLGAGNLNQLIPDVIADQVPTAEVMGGVEVIAVNACVQVVAQ, from the coding sequence ATGGAGTTGGCTAAACCACAGTCTGTACCGATGAGTTTTAATGGGCGACCCTTCCATTTCATTGGTATTGGTGGGATTGGTATGTCAGCTTTAGCTTATATCTTGGTCAAACAGAAATTTGCTGTCTCCGGTTCAGATTTACGAGCCACCAACTTGACCCATCAGTTGCAATCCATGGGTGTGACCTTTTTTGAGTGCCAAGTTGCTGAGAACTTAACGGATTACCCGGCCCGGACTGGCCATCGCCAACTCCCCCAAGTGATTTGCTCCACTGCAATTGGGGAGAACAATCCTGAGTTTCAAGCCGCCCAGGCCCTTGGTTGCCCAATTTTTCATCGCTCCGATATTTTAGCGGCCCTGATTGAACGATCCCAAGGCATTGCCGTGGCTGGTACTCATGGCAAAACCACCACCAGTAGCATGGTCGGCTATGTTCTCTTGGAAGGGGGATTGGATCCAACCATTGTTGTTGGGGGAGAAGTTGCAGCCTGGCACGGGAATGCGCGCATTGGCGATGGGCCCCATCTAGTTGCCGAAGCGGATGAGTCCGATGGGTCTCTGCAAAAATTTTCCCCTCGTTTAGGGGTAATTACAAATATTGAGTTAGATCATCCCGATCACTATCAAACCCTGGAACAAGTGGTGGCGATTTTTGCACAGTTTGCCCAACAATCTCAGGGCCTGGTTGTCTGCTGGGATTGTCCGACTGTCCGGGAACACTTAAACCACGAAAACTTGATTACCTACAGCCTCAGTCGGGAATCGGGGGCTGACTATACTGTGGATCATGTCCAATACGGGGCCAATGGCACAACTGCTCATGTGTCGGAGCGGGGGAAATCCCTAGGGATATTGCAACTGAAACTTCTCGGGCCGCACAATCTCCAAAATGCCCTTGCGGCCATTGCGGTGGGTCGGGACGTTGGCCTGGATTTTGCCACCATTTCCGCAGCTTTAGCAAAGTTTGAGGGAGCCAGACGGCGGTTTGAGGAACGGGGCCAGGCCAATGGGGTACGGTTTATTGATGACTATGCTCACCATCCCAGTGAAATCCAAGTTACGTTACAGGCGGGACGGTTACAAGTGGGCCATGATCAACCTTGGCGGCGGCTGGTGGCCGTGTTTCAACCCCATCGCTTTAGCCGAACCCTAACGTTTCTGGAAGAATTTAGCCAAAGTTTTCAGGCTGCGGACGTGGTTGTGATTACCGATATTTATAGTGCCGGGGAACCGGATCAAGGGCTTGTCCAGGCCAAAGATTTGGTCAGTCGCTTAAATGACTATCATCCCCATGTCAGTTATGCTCCAACAACCACCGATGTGCGTTATCATTTGCGGCAAGTCCTGTCTCCTGGA